A window from Streptomyces sp. NBC_00335 encodes these proteins:
- a CDS encoding DUF6415 family natural product biosynthesis protein: MTTTPATQEPVRANTMRALCTRVLTPNTYRIPGGEVRETTALLHGYVRLLLGETGGVSQACTDAERLLSHGPGEGRLGAWIHMRALARVCRVLLIERQVRRQRNSAAAGRAPQDPDVVVKQ, encoded by the coding sequence ATGACGACCACGCCCGCCACCCAGGAGCCGGTACGCGCGAACACCATGCGCGCCCTGTGCACTCGTGTCCTCACGCCCAACACCTACCGGATACCGGGCGGTGAAGTACGGGAGACCACGGCCCTGCTGCACGGCTACGTCCGGCTCCTGCTCGGTGAGACGGGCGGTGTCAGTCAAGCCTGTACGGATGCTGAGCGGCTCCTGTCGCACGGACCGGGCGAGGGACGGCTCGGGGCCTGGATTCACATGCGGGCCCTTGCCCGTGTCTGCCGTGTCCTGCTGATCGAGCGCCAAGTGCGGCGGCAGCGCAATAGCGCAGCCGCCGGCCGGGCGCCGCAGGACCCGGACGTGGTGGTGAAGCAGTGA
- a CDS encoding helix-turn-helix domain-containing protein — MMANETLRGLRRKQRWTQAQAAQQVCAQVLAATGRDPELDANWISRLERGAITWPSGDYRAALCVVFQVGSEAELGLHPKGDAAGASSAQDASSAPADDASSLYADTELSARLSRHAAATNVNGLVLEQFDADVERLARDFVSRPLTLLVPEIRALRTDVFRLLEGRQHPGQTRHLYVLAGWLSGLAAHVSLDLGHQPSASTHARTVVQCAEIAEHPRLRAWARSFQSLAAYWTGDYRRAADLARAGCEDGRGPGSGTITARLLSLEARALAAGGDGRSALRSLALAHEARSSAERDELPGVFAFPEAKQWAYTGTTLLAVGGDEQVQRAIVASNRAVELYQAGAEGDRSSGDLHAAHLDLATAYLASGEVEGASMELAAVLGADQYTASITIRLRKLDTLIDSGPYRDSRPVVDLREHIHEVTARPALVSTPTEPR; from the coding sequence ATGATGGCGAACGAGACCCTGCGCGGACTCAGGCGCAAGCAGCGGTGGACGCAGGCACAGGCCGCCCAGCAGGTCTGCGCACAGGTCCTGGCGGCCACGGGCCGTGACCCCGAGCTCGACGCGAACTGGATCTCCCGGCTGGAGCGCGGAGCGATCACCTGGCCCTCGGGCGACTACCGGGCAGCGCTGTGCGTGGTGTTCCAGGTCGGTAGCGAGGCAGAGCTGGGTTTGCACCCGAAGGGAGATGCGGCAGGCGCATCTTCCGCCCAGGACGCGTCATCGGCGCCCGCCGACGACGCGAGCAGCCTCTACGCCGACACAGAGCTGTCGGCCCGGCTCTCCCGGCACGCTGCCGCGACCAACGTCAATGGCCTGGTACTGGAGCAGTTCGACGCCGACGTGGAACGGCTCGCCAGGGACTTCGTCAGCCGGCCCCTGACCCTGCTGGTCCCGGAGATCCGCGCCCTGCGCACGGACGTGTTCCGATTACTCGAGGGCCGCCAGCACCCAGGTCAGACGCGGCACCTGTACGTGCTCGCAGGATGGCTGTCCGGCCTCGCGGCACACGTGTCCCTCGACCTCGGCCACCAGCCCTCCGCCTCCACCCATGCGCGGACCGTGGTGCAGTGCGCAGAGATCGCGGAGCACCCGAGGCTACGGGCCTGGGCCCGCTCGTTCCAGTCTCTGGCCGCCTACTGGACGGGCGACTACCGGCGGGCCGCAGATCTGGCACGGGCTGGCTGCGAGGACGGCCGGGGACCGGGCTCCGGAACAATCACGGCACGGCTGCTGAGTCTGGAGGCCCGCGCCCTCGCAGCCGGCGGAGACGGCCGCAGCGCGTTGCGCTCCCTCGCACTGGCCCACGAGGCCCGCAGCAGCGCGGAACGAGACGAACTGCCTGGCGTCTTCGCCTTCCCCGAGGCCAAGCAATGGGCCTACACAGGCACCACGCTGCTGGCCGTCGGCGGCGACGAGCAAGTACAGCGGGCGATAGTGGCGTCCAACCGCGCGGTGGAGCTGTACCAGGCCGGGGCTGAAGGAGACCGGTCCTCCGGAGACCTGCACGCCGCGCATCTGGACCTGGCCACCGCATACCTGGCGAGCGGCGAAGTGGAAGGAGCCAGTATGGAACTCGCCGCGGTCCTCGGCGCGGATCAGTACACCGCGAGCATCACCATCAGGCTTCGCAAACTGGACACGCTCATCGACAGCGGGCCGTACCGTGACTCACGGCCGGTGGTCGATCTCCGGGAGCACATCCACGAGGTGACCGCCCGACCCGCTCTCGTCAGCACACCCACGGAGCCGCGATGA
- a CDS encoding class I SAM-dependent methyltransferase, with protein MTTQPTNDPSVTDRHLLSTQAYGSSQHLAARQSLYQWQTPRHDLPGIIVGELAGIRGAVADVGCGNGKFIQRVRADRPDLTVLPMDISPGILTGIEGAVAADVQRLPIADGALGAVLAMHMLYHVEDQARAVQELGRVLSNGGIAIASTNSRTDKRELEDLWRRAAGDVLGIPEGPARVQLSARFTLEDAPTILGAVFEDVRTIPLPGVIEVADPAPVVAHLASYEAWADQMGVPFKETIERARERVQETIHAEGAFHVTCLGGILVCR; from the coding sequence ATGACCACCCAGCCCACGAACGACCCTTCCGTGACCGACCGACACCTGCTCTCCACCCAGGCGTACGGCAGCAGCCAGCACCTCGCAGCCCGCCAGTCCCTCTACCAATGGCAGACCCCACGACACGACCTCCCCGGCATCATCGTGGGCGAGCTGGCTGGCATACGCGGAGCAGTCGCGGACGTGGGCTGCGGCAACGGGAAGTTCATACAGCGGGTACGCGCCGACCGGCCGGACCTGACCGTGCTCCCCATGGACATCTCTCCCGGCATCCTGACGGGTATCGAAGGAGCCGTGGCGGCAGACGTCCAGAGGCTCCCGATCGCCGACGGGGCACTGGGCGCTGTCCTGGCCATGCACATGCTGTACCACGTGGAGGACCAGGCACGCGCCGTCCAAGAGCTCGGCCGAGTCCTGAGCAATGGCGGCATCGCCATCGCATCCACGAACAGCCGGACCGACAAGCGCGAACTCGAAGACCTCTGGCGCCGAGCCGCCGGCGACGTCCTCGGCATCCCTGAGGGCCCCGCACGCGTACAGCTCTCCGCCCGCTTCACCCTGGAGGATGCCCCCACCATCCTGGGCGCCGTCTTCGAGGACGTACGGACGATCCCTCTTCCAGGAGTGATCGAAGTCGCCGATCCCGCACCCGTGGTCGCCCATCTGGCCTCCTACGAAGCATGGGCCGACCAGATGGGCGTACCGTTCAAGGAGACAATCGAGCGTGCACGAGAACGAGTGCAGGAGACCATCCACGCAGAGGGCGCATTCCACGTCACCTGCCTCGGCGGCATCCTCGTCTGCCGTTGA